One window from the genome of Anomalospiza imberbis isolate Cuckoo-Finch-1a 21T00152 chromosome 13, ASM3175350v1, whole genome shotgun sequence encodes:
- the GDPGP1 gene encoding GDP-D-glucose phosphorylase 1: MTAMAGAEPGEPNPEEFVYSEEDFVLQAAAWGDPDSAPSRFDRVLLAGWNDRMERGLFRYRLGPLPTRVLPGPVRLVAQLNEQRSAERRPPQPVRSLRDPFDPGAFNFTRLRPAELLFRLRRTGGPGPPPEPLLVAINASPLERGHVLLLPESARRLPQVLTAPALRGALEAALLSAHPGFRVGFNGLGGGASVNHLHLHGLYLDRPLPLEEAPAEPLGPRLGLLRAGPAPAFLFFAPGPAALEPVSRAVCRAAEHLGRAGLACNVLATRGDPPAGPGAAGGRGLRVLLWARRPLFGPKAGEPFAVALCELAGLLPLPAEPLYRDITEVQALSAIRQHLLPEPELLHLGGELARLLER; this comes from the coding sequence ATGACGGCCATGGCGGGAGCGGAGCCGGGCGAACCGAACCCCGAAGAGTTCGTGTACAGCGAGGAGGACTTCGTGCTGCAGGCAGCCGCCTGGGGCGACCCGGACTCCGCGCCCTCCCGGTTCGACCGGGTGTTGCTGGCGGGCTGGAACGACCGTATGGAGCGGGGACTGTTCCGGTACCGGCTGGGACCGCTGCCCACCCGCGTCCTGCCCGGCCCCGTGCGCCTCGTGGCGCAGCTGAACGAGCAGCGCAGCGCGGAgcgccgcccgccgcagccCGTCCGCAGCCTCCGGGATCCCTTCGACCCCGGCGCCTTCAACTTCACCCGGCTGCGCCCCGCCGAGCTGCTGTTCCGCCTGCGCCGCACCGGGGGCCCGGGGCCGCCACCCGAGCCGCTGCTGGTAGCCATCAACGCCAGCCCGCTGGAGCGGGGACACGTCCTGCTGCTGCCGGAGTCGGCGCGGCGGCTGCCGCAGGTGCTGACGGCCCCGGCGCTGCGCGGGGCGCTGGAGGCGGCGCTGCTCAGCGCCCACCCCGGATTCCGCGTGGGCTTCAACGGGCTGGGCGGCGGCGCCTCGGTGAACCACCTGCACCTGCACGGGCTCTACCTGGACCGCCCGCTGCCGCTGGAGGAGGCGCCGGCCGAGCCGCTGGGGCCGCGCCTGGGGCTGCTCCGCGCCGGACCGGCCCCCGCCTTCCTCTTCttcgcccccggccccgcggcgctGGAGCCGGTGTCGCGGGCCGTGTGCCGGGCGGCGGAGCacctgggccgcgccgggctGGCCTGCAACGTGCTGGCCACGCGGGGCGACCCGCCGGCGGGGCCCGGGGCCGCAGGCGGCCGCGGGCTGCGGGTGCTGCTGTGGGCGCGCCGGCCGCTCTTCGGCCCCAAGGCGGGCGAGCCCTTCGCCGTGGCGCTGTGcgagctggcagggctgctgccgctgcccgccgagCCGCTCTACCGGGACATCACCGAGGTGCAGGCCCTGAGCGCCATCCGCCAGCACCTGCTGCCCGAGCCCGAACTGCTGCACCTGGGCGGGGAGCTGGCGCGGCTGCTGGAGCGCTGA
- the CIB1 gene encoding calcium and integrin-binding protein 1 isoform X1, which translates to MGGSASLIPRDLLGEYQELTFLSKQEILLAYKRFSELLPKEERENACSARLPKSQILTLPELRANPFQHRICHVFSTSETGDDSMSFEDFLDMLSVFSDSATSDIKSHYAFRIFDFDNDGILDRKDLEHLVNCLTGQGEESQLSSAEMEQLIQNILEESDIDKDGTINLSEFQHVVSRSPDFARSCHITCSSFKIVL; encoded by the exons ATGGGCGGCTCTGCCAGTCTGATCCCGCGGGACTTGCTGGGCGAGTACCAG GAGCTGACGTTCCTGAGCAAGCAGGAGATCTTGCT TGCCTACAAGAGGTTCAGTGAACTGCTGCcgaaggaggagagggagaacGCCTGCTCCGCGCGGCTTCCCAAGAGCCAGATCCTGACGCTGCCTGAGCTGCGG GCAAACCCCTTCCAGCACCGGATCTGCCACGTGTTCTCAACCTCAGAGACCGGGGATGACAGCATGTCGTTTGAAGACTTTCTTGATATGCTGAGTGTCTTCAGCGATTCTGCCACCTCTGACATCAAATCCCACTATGCCTTCCGCATCTTTG ACTTTGACAATGATGGGATTCTGgacaggaaggacctggagcaTCTGGTGAACTGCCTGACAGGGCAAGGCGAGGAGTCCCAGCTGAGCAGCGCAGAGATGGAGCAGCTTATCCAAAAT ATCCTGGAGGAGTCCGACATCGACAAGGACGGCACCATCAACCTCTCCGAGTTCCAGCACGTTGTCTCCCGCTCCCCGGACTTTGCCAG ATCCTGTCATATCACTTGCAGCTCCTTCAAGATTGTCCTGTGA
- the CIB1 gene encoding calcium and integrin-binding protein 1 isoform X2: MGGSASLIPRDLLGEYQELTFLSKQEILLAYKRFSELLPKEERENACSARLPKSQILTLPELRANPFQHRICHVFSTSETGDDSMSFEDFLDMLSVFSDSATSDIKSHYAFRIFDFDNDGILDRKDLEHLVNCLTGQGEESQLSSAEMEQLIQNILEESDIDKDGTINLSEFQHVVSRSPDFASSFKIVL; encoded by the exons ATGGGCGGCTCTGCCAGTCTGATCCCGCGGGACTTGCTGGGCGAGTACCAG GAGCTGACGTTCCTGAGCAAGCAGGAGATCTTGCT TGCCTACAAGAGGTTCAGTGAACTGCTGCcgaaggaggagagggagaacGCCTGCTCCGCGCGGCTTCCCAAGAGCCAGATCCTGACGCTGCCTGAGCTGCGG GCAAACCCCTTCCAGCACCGGATCTGCCACGTGTTCTCAACCTCAGAGACCGGGGATGACAGCATGTCGTTTGAAGACTTTCTTGATATGCTGAGTGTCTTCAGCGATTCTGCCACCTCTGACATCAAATCCCACTATGCCTTCCGCATCTTTG ACTTTGACAATGATGGGATTCTGgacaggaaggacctggagcaTCTGGTGAACTGCCTGACAGGGCAAGGCGAGGAGTCCCAGCTGAGCAGCGCAGAGATGGAGCAGCTTATCCAAAAT ATCCTGGAGGAGTCCGACATCGACAAGGACGGCACCATCAACCTCTCCGAGTTCCAGCACGTTGTCTCCCGCTCCCCGGACTTTGCCAG CTCCTTCAAGATTGTCCTGTGA